AGAAGGACGGCGCGACCAAGGCCGGTGACTCGTAAGTTATTAATTATAAATGGGCCCGCCAGGACTCGAACCTGGGACCAAGGGATTATGAGTCCCCTGCTCTAACCAACTGAGCTACAGGCCCGAACAACGATCTGTTATTAATTTCTGAATGCGCAAACAGGTGGCTGCCAGCCGGCAAAAAGACAGCTAACGAACTACTCCAGATCCAGAAAACTGCGCAACTGTTCCGAGCGGCTTGGGTGCCGCAGCTTTCTCAGTGCCTTGGCTTCGATCTGGCGAATTCGCTCTCGCGTTACGTCGAACTGCTTGCCCACTTCTTCCAGCGTATGGTCGGTATTCATGTCGATCCCAAACCGCATGCGCAGCACTTTAGCCTCGCGCGGCGTCAGGGATGACAACACTTCCCGCGTCGTTTCGCCAAGGCCCTCGTTCGTGGCCGAATCAACGGGTGACACGATGTTAGAATCTTCAATAAAATCACCCAGATGCGAGTCTTCGTCATCGCCGATCGGCGTTTCCATCGAAATGGGTTCCTTGGCGATTTTGAGAACCTTGCGAACCTTGTCTTCCGGCATTTCCATCCGCACCGCGAGTTCTTCGGGAGTCGCCTCGCGCCCCATTTCCTGCAACATCTGCCGGGAAATGCGGTTGAGCTTGTTGATGGTCTCGATCATGTGCACCGGGATGCGGATGGTGCGTGCCTGATCCGCGATGGAGCGCGTGATGGCCTGCCTTATCCACCAGGTCGCGTACGTGGAAAATTTGTATCCACGCCGGTATTCGAACTTGTCCACTGCCTTCATCAGGCCGATGTTGCCTTCCTGTATAAGGTCCAGAAACTGCAGCCCGCGATTGGTGTATTTTTTGGCGATTGAAATCACCAGCCGCAAATTAGCCTCGACCATTTCTTTCTTGGCGCGACGCGCTTTCGCCTCGCCGATGGACATGCGCCGATTGATGTCCTTGATAGCGACGATGGCGAGTCCGGCATGCTCTTCGATGGCGATCAGCTTCTTCTGCGCCCGCAGAATATCTTCTTCGTACGCCGCCACCGCCGTTGCATACTTCGCCCCGGAGTTGACCATCTCCTTGAGCCACTTCAGGTTGGTTTCCTTAGCAGGAAACGTGTCGATAAATTCACGGCGCGGCATGTGAGCCTCGTTCACGCAGAGGTGCAGAATGCGCCGTTCATGATTACGGATGCGTTCTATGGTGGAACGCAGCGTGCGGATTAGCTGATCGATCAGCCGCGGGACCAGCTTGAGCTGCATAAAGTGCGTGGCGATCAATTCGCGCGCCTGCGCGTGTTTTTTGGCGTTTTTCTTAACCGCCGGGCTGTTGGCCGTGGCATGCAGCGTGCGCAACTGCTCAAATCGAATGCGCACTTCTTCCATATCCAGCCCGGTATCGACTTCTGCCGCGTCCGCATCTTCGTCATCGCTGCCTTCCGGCGCGATGGCCGCTACCTTGCTGGCCGCGTTCGGCTGCTCGTTCGTGTCGGCATCAGGGTCGACAAAGCCGGCAATCACGTCGCCTATGCGTTTTCCCCCGGCTTGCGCCAGATCGGATTCCGCCAGCAGCATATCGATCGCAGGCGGGAACTGGGCGAGCGCAAACAAAACCTGGCCCAGACCTTCCTCAATGCGCTTGGCAATCTTGATTTCGCCTTCTCGGGTCAGCAGACTCACCGTGCCCATTTCACGCATGTACATGCGCACTGGATCGGTTGTGCGGCCGAATTCACCGTCAACGGTCGCCAGCGCCGCCGCGGCTTCCTCCGCCGCGTCATCGTCGGTTTCAACACCGCTGTCAGTCAGGATCAGGCTGTCCCTATCCGGCGCGTGTTCGTGAACCGCGATACCCATGTCGTTGATCATGCTGATGATGTCTTCGATTTGTTCCGGCTCAACGATGCCGTCAGGCAGATGGTCGTTGACTTCGGCGTAAGTCAAAAAGCTTTGCTCTTTGCCTTTCGCGATCAAAGCTTTAAGCTTGGATTGCTGTTCTTGATCCATGTCGAATACCTAACTGAGCCCCATGGCCGCTCGCCAGGGAGCGGAGCCAAACCGGTTATTTTAGCAGAAAATGGCCGGTATCTCTATTTTATATAATCGCTTGCGTACGCGCCCGCAACAGCTGTTCAAGTTTGCGCTGCTCTTGCTCATCCAGCCCTTCGTTACGTTCCTTGGCGAGCAGCGAGTCTGTTTGAAGCCTCAATGCTCTCGCGTGCAGGGCGGCAACGGTGCCGAGGAATTCAGCCGCAAGGTTAAAATTTTCGGCAGGTGCCCGCCATTGCATTAATTTTAGTAGATGAACGTGATGTTCGCTGGATCGATAACGTTCGAGCAGCGATGCTGACGTTAGATGGGGATTGGCTCGCAGGGTTTCAATGATATGCGTAAGTAGAGTGATACCCGGTAACTCAAGCGCTTTTAATTGCTCCGTTGCGGGCACCTGTTGAGCCAGCGCGGGGTCATTGAGCAACATGGCTATGGCCCGGCGCACGGGGCTGTGTGGCCCTGTCTGCGGTTTGTGCGCGCGTTGTTCCGCCGCGGCTTGCCTGACCGATGCCGCCGGTGCCCCCACGAAAGTGCCAACACGCAGCGAAAGCTCCTTATACATCAGGTGCTTGAAAACGCCGTCAGGTAACTTTTGCAGATGGGTTTGCGCGTGCTGAGCCAGTCTCGCGCGCCCTGCGGTCGCATCGGTGTCAAGTCCCACCGTCAACTGCGTAAAAAAGTATTCGGACAACGGGACCGCGCTAGCCACGATCGCCAGGAAGGCATCTTTTCCCTCTCGCCGAATCAGGCTGTCGGGGTCATCGCCGTCGGCAAGAAACATAAAGCGCGCTTCGCAGCCATCGCTGAATACCGGCAAAAGCTGTTGCGCCGCCCGCCAGGCGGCCTCACGGCCTGCGCGATCGCCATCGAAGCAGAACACGATTTCGTGCGTCTGCCGCAATAGCAGCGTTATATGTTGCTGAGTCGTTGCGGTACCCAGCGTCGCGACCGCGTTGCGCACCCCGTGTTGCGCCAGTGCCAGCACATCCATGTAACCCTCGACGACGAGCACCCGCTCGCTCCGGCCCAGCGCCTTACGAAGCTCGAACAGACCATACAGCGACTCATTTTTGTGAAACAGAGCTGTCTCGGGCGAATTCAGATACTTGGGAATGCCATCATCGAGCACGCGCCCGCCGAAACCGATAACGCGCCCCCGACGATCACGGATCGGAAACATGACGCGGTTGCGAAACCGCGCCTGAGTTCGCCCTTCGCCGTCTTTTATCAAGCCGGCACGGATGAGTGCATTTTGTTTTGCCTGACCCATGGCGGTAACCAAAAAGGATGCTTCCGGCGGCGCGTATCCAAGACCATAATTAAGCGCTGTCTGTCCGCTCAAGCCTCTATTTTTCAGATAGTCGATTGCGTTCTGGCTCTTGCGCAGCATTGCTTGATACACACGACCTGCCTGCTCGAGGATCTCGTAGAGATCGTTGTGCTGAGCTGATTGGTCTGCCCCCGGTTCTTTCGGCACTTCAAGCCCGACCCGACTGGCCAGGACTTCGATCGCCTCGACGAACTCGAGGTGTTCATAATCGAGCATGAATCCCAGCGCGGTGCCATGCGCGCCGCACCCGAAGCAGTGGTAAAACTGCTTGTCCGGACTGACGGTGAACGATGGCGTCTTCTCGGTGTGAAACGGACAACAGGCCACGTGCTCGCGCCCTTTTTTCTTAAGCGGCACGTACGTCTCGATGATATCGACGATGTCGGTGCGCGCGAGCAGATCGTCGATAAAATGCTGAGGAATACGGCTCACGGTCTGTCAGACGCCGCGCTTGTTCGCGATCAGGCCGCCTGGCCCTGGCGCAGGTTGTCGATCAGCGATCCGAGCTCCCAGGCGGTCGGCTTGATCAGCCAGAAGCGGTGCACGAAGCTGAAAGAGTCTTCCAAAATGGCGCCCCCAATCGCTTTCGGTTTCCGCCACGTATTCGGTAAGCAATTCATGGAGATAATTGCAGTGTGCCTCCATATTCTCTGAGTCAATGCGATGTATATCAATCAATTCACGGTTGTACCGGTCGACAAACTTGTTGTCCTGATCCAGCATCAGTGCGAAAACGCTGGTCATCCCCGAGCCGAAATTAAGGCCGGTCGCCCCAACGGCGACGACGACCTCGCCGGTTATGTATTCGCAGCCGTGGTCGCCCATATCTTCGACCACCGCGATCGCACCGGAATTGCGCACGGCGAAGCGTTCCCCGGCGATACCGGCTGCGAATAATTTGCCGCCCGTGGGCACCGTAGAGGCACGTGTCGCCGATGATGGCGGCATCAACGGATCCAAACGCGGAGCCCCTCGGTGGCCGAATCACGACCTTGCCGGCCGCCATGCCCTTGGTCACATGGTAGTTCGCGTCGCCTTCCAGATACATATGCAGGCCGCCCGCGTTCCACACACCGAAACTCTGCCCGGCGGTGCCGGTGAGCCGTACGGTAATAGGCGAGTCCACCATGCCGTAATTGCCGTGACGACGCGCGATCTCGCCGGATATGCGCGCGCCGATGGAGCGATTGACGTTTTGGACTTCATAATAAAATTCGCCGCCACTCTTGCTGGCGATAGCGCCCAACATGTCCGCGAGCATGCGTTATGCCAGTTCACCGCGATCGAAAGGTTCGTTATGCGGCTCAAGGCAGAAGCGCTGCTTGTCCGCGGACATATCCCCATCGGACAGCAGCGGTGTCAGATCCAGGCGTCGATGCTTGTCCGTGGTGCCCCCGATAACTCCGGCGCGTAGTCATACACGCCGATTTTGGAGGCGAGCGTGATGTGCCGGTCGCGCGGGATTACGTAACGCGCGGGATGCAGGCCATTTCGATCCATCGCGCACGCGGCGTAACAACCATCCATGAGCACGATGCCGGCGGGGCCATACCAGGATTCCATATGGCATTGTATTCAAAGAACGCGCGCAGATCGGGATCGATATGACTGACGTTCTGCCACGCAAGGGTATGAGCAAGCGCATGGCGCGGAAAATGTCGATGCTGCCCGCCCGTAATATCTCCAGCATGTTGCCAGGCGCGGTACCAGTAAAGCCGACTGGAAGTGGCAGTATAGGGCCGCACCCGGAGACGTTCAATTCGCCCGGTTTCTCGTTGGCAACCCCAACCGATCGTGAGCTATTGCTGATTCACTCAGCCGTGGGCAGCCGGTGTCGCAGCCCTCATGTGGCGCCGTGAGGGTTAAAGATCCGCCCGTGCTCGGTGAGCGCGTATCGATCGGTCATTCCGGCAACATAGTCGGCCACGACTCTTGCGCGCGCCGGCTCGCCTGCCGCCTGCTGGCGCCATTCGGCATTGAGCCGGTGCGAAGTCGGCAACAGATGCGAGTCATCCATGAACGCGGCAAACAGGTCCGTCACGACCCGCCTGGCCTTCACGCTCATGCGGTGCACCCGATAGTGCCGATATAACGTCTTGCGCAGAAATGTCTTGAGATGCTCGTCTTCGGCGCGCGTCTCGCTGCTGAAGGCAATCAACGGTTCGGGGTGTATCCTCACGGCTTCGATGTCGGCGGGCGCGGCAGCATCGAGTTCGCGACGGCTGTTTTCAATGAGGTCAACGACCAGATGATTGATCATGCGACGTACGACTTCGTTGATGCCGCGACGCGCCTCGAGGTCCGGGTAATTTTTTTTTACATCGTAATAAGGCTCGCCAAACAGGCGAATTTCTCGCAACTGGTCGATGTCGATCAAACCGGCTCGCAAACCGTCGTCGACGTCGTGGTTGTTGTAGGCGACCTCGTCGGCGACGTTGGTAAGCTGCGCCTCCAGTGACGGCTGTCGCCTGTCGATGAATCGCTGTGCGACTTCCCCCAGCGTATGCGCGTTTTTAAGCGAGCAATGCTTGAGAATGCCTTCGCGGGTCTCGAAGGTTAAATTGAGGCCCGGAAACTCCGCATATTTCATCTCCAGTTCGTCGACCACGCGCAGCGACTGAAGGTTATGCTCAAAACCGCCATACTCAGCCATGCACTTGTTGAGCGCATCCTGCCCCGCGTGGCCAAAAGGCGTGTGCCCGAGGTCGTGGGCCAGGGCGATAGCTTCAGCCAGGTCCTCATTGAGACTCAGCGCGCGTGCGATTGAACGGGCGATCTGCGCCACCTCCAGAGAATGGGT
The sequence above is a segment of the Gammaproteobacteria bacterium genome. Coding sequences within it:
- the rpoD gene encoding RNA polymerase sigma factor RpoD, yielding MDQEQQSKLKALIAKGKEQSFLTYAEVNDHLPDGIVEPEQIEDIISMINDMGIAVHEHAPDRDSLILTDSGVETDDDAAEEAAAALATVDGEFGRTTDPVRMYMREMGTVSLLTREGEIKIAKRIEEGLGQVLFALAQFPPAIDMLLAESDLAQAGGKRIGDVIAGFVDPDADTNEQPNAASKVAAIAPEGSDDEDADAAEVDTGLDMEEVRIRFEQLRTLHATANSPAVKKNAKKHAQARELIATHFMQLKLVPRLIDQLIRTLRSTIERIRNHERRILHLCVNEAHMPRREFIDTFPAKETNLKWLKEMVNSGAKYATAVAAYEEDILRAQKKLIAIEEHAGLAIVAIKDINRRMSIGEAKARRAKKEMVEANLRLVISIAKKYTNRGLQFLDLIQEGNIGLMKAVDKFEYRRGYKFSTYATWWIRQAITRSIADQARTIRIPVHMIETINKLNRISRQMLQEMGREATPEELAVRMEMPEDKVRKVLKIAKEPISMETPIGDDEDSHLGDFIEDSNIVSPVDSATNEGLGETTREVLSSLTPREAKVLRMRFGIDMNTDHTLEEVGKQFDVTRERIRQIEAKALRKLRHPSRSEQLRSFLDLE
- a CDS encoding deoxyguanosinetriphosphate triphosphohydrolase, with amino-acid sequence MNLRPCSKITIVSPDQGARATVVNARADHVLAAYAVTEKNSRGRSVHEPAPAYRGEFQRDRDRIIHCTAFRRLVYKTQVFVNHEGDLFRTRLTHSLEVAQIARSIARALSLNEDLAEAIALAHDLGHTPFGHAGQDALNKCMAEYGGFEHNLQSLRVVDELEMKYAEFPGLNLTFETREGILKHCSLKNAHTLGEVAQRFIDRRQPSLEAQLTNVADEVAYNNHDVDDGLRAGLIDIDQLREIRLFGEPYYDVKKNYPDLEARRGINEVVRRMINHLVVDLIENSRRELDAAAPADIEAVRIHPEPLIAFSSETRAEDEHLKTFLRKTLYRHYRVHRMSVKARRVVTDLFAAFMDDSHLLPTSHRLNAEWRQQAAGEPARARVVADYVAGMTDRYALTEHGRIFNPHGAT
- a CDS encoding DNA primase — translated: MSRIPQHFIDDLLARTDIVDIIETYVPLKKKGREHVACCPFHTEKTPSFTVSPDKQFYHCFGCGAHGTALGFMLDYEHLEFVEAIEVLASRVGLEVPKEPGADQSAQHNDLYEILEQAGRVYQAMLRKSQNAIDYLKNRGLSGQTALNYGLGYAPPEASFLVTAMGQAKQNALIRAGLIKDGEGRTQARFRNRVMFPIRDRRGRVIGFGGRVLDDGIPKYLNSPETALFHKNESLYGLFELRKALGRSERVLVVEGYMDVLALAQHGVRNAVATLGTATTQQHITLLLRQTHEIVFCFDGDRAGREAAWRAAQQLLPVFSDGCEARFMFLADGDDPDSLIRREGKDAFLAIVASAVPLSEYFFTQLTVGLDTDATAGRARLAQHAQTHLQKLPDGVFKHLMYKELSLRVGTFVGAPAASVRQAAAEQRAHKPQTGPHSPVRRAIAMLLNDPALAQQVPATEQLKALELPGITLLTHIIETLRANPHLTSASLLERYRSSEHHVHLLKLMQWRAPAENFNLAAEFLGTVAALHARALRLQTDSLLAKERNEGLDEQEQRKLEQLLRARTQAII